Below is a window of Deltaproteobacteria bacterium DNA.
GCTCCGTTCAGCTTCGCCCGGTGCAGGAACGCCGATCGGGCAGCCGGGGCATTCGCCGGATCGCCCTTCCATGCCTTCAGCACCGGGTCCTGCAACGCCCGTCCGTAGGAGAAGCTCAGTTCCCACGGATGCCTTCCCATCGCGTTCATTGCGCTCAGGTGCTCCGTGGCCTGCCGGGGGGTCTGCCCGCCCGACAGGAACACGATCCCCGGGACGGAGGGAGGTACGGCTCCCCTCAAGGTGCGGACGGTGTCCTCCGCCACCCGGCCCACGGGTGCCTGCTCCGGGGACTTCTTGCCGGCAACGATCATGTTCGGTTTCAGGAGGGTGCCCTCGAGCTTCACCCGGTGGGCCGCAAGCTCCGCGTAGACCGTCGAGAGGAGCTCCGCGGTCACTTCCCCGCACCGTTCGATCGTGTGCCCCCCGTCCATCAGGACCTCCGGCTCCACGATGGGGACAAGTCCCGCTTCCTGGCACAGGGCCGCGTACCGCGCGAGGGCGTGCGCATTCGCGACGATGCAGTATCGGGTCGGCATCCCCTCGCCGATGTCGATCACCGCCCGCCACTTCGCGAACCGCGCCCCCAGCTCACGGTACGCCGCGAGGCGTCCCCGAAGCCCATCGAGCCCCTCCGTGACCTTTTCCCCCGGGAATCCCGCAAGCGCCTTCGCGCCTTCGTCGACCTTGATGCCGGGGACGATCCCCTGCGCGGCGAGCAGTTTCGGGAACGGCGTGCCGTCCGACGCCGTCTGCCGCATCGTTTCGTCGTACAAGATCACCCCGCTGATGAATTCGGAGATCCCCGGCGCGGTGAAGAGGATCTCCCGGTACGCCCTGCGGTTTTCCCCGGTGGAAGGGACTCCGATTCCCTGGAAACGCTTCTCGATGGTCGGCGCGCTCTCGTCGGCGGCGAGGATTCCCTTGCCGGGAACGACCAGGGACCTCGCAATGGATTCGAGTTCCTTTATTTCCATCGACGCCACCTCCTGTCCGGCGGTCATTCTTCCAGACCGTGGGATGCGTCCCACCTGCTATATTCTTCCAAGAAAGGTAAAAACGGAACGGGAAATCGGGAGGCCGCGATGGCGGGACGGAGGGACGACCCGGTGCTGGTGTACTCCACCGACCGGGGGCTGGTGTGCCCCCGGTGCCGCGCCCCGATGGCGGAGTGCGCCTGTCGCCGGGATGCGCCCCCGCCCCCGGGCGACGGAGTCGTGCGGGTGCGCCGGGAAACGAAGGGGCGCGGAGGAAAGACGGTCACCACCGTGTCCGGCGTGCCGCTGTCGGAAAACGCCTTGAGGGAGCTTGCCTCCGCGCTCAAGCGGCGGTGCGGCACCGGAGGGACGCTCAAGGACGGCGTCATCGAGATCCAGGGCGACCACCGGGACTCGGTCGTGATCGAGCTCTCGGCACGCGGGTTTCTCGTGAAGAAGGCGGGAGGATGACGGGACGATCCGGGGATGGGGTCGTGGAACCGGAAAAGGAAAGGGCCGGGGGGAAGCCCCCCGGCCCGCAGGAAGATCGGCGGATTCCCCCCGCCGCTATTCGTAGACTCCGGCGCCCGCGAACACGTCCTTCCCCGGGACGCGGTAGATGTAGGTGACCTTCTTTCTGGGTTTCGGATCTCCCGGGTTGGCCCACATGTAGTCGACCCATCCCTCGCCCTTCCCCTTCGCCAGCTCCACGAACTCCACGAAGAGGAGCTTGCCGGGATCGCCCTTGTCCTTCCGGTCGAGCACGTTCTGCCCGATCAGCGCGGGGCTCATCGGATGCGCGAGCATCTTCCCGTCGAGATCCATCAGGAACACGTACGTGTCCTTCCAGACGAATTTCCCGTCCTTCTTGTTGATCTCGGCGATGGCCGCCTCGACTCCCTGGTCGGTGACCATCTTCGCGGCTTCC
It encodes the following:
- a CDS encoding fructose-bisphosphate aldolase class I, whose translation is MEIKELESIARSLVVPGKGILAADESAPTIEKRFQGIGVPSTGENRRAYREILFTAPGISEFISGVILYDETMRQTASDGTPFPKLLAAQGIVPGIKVDEGAKALAGFPGEKVTEGLDGLRGRLAAYRELGARFAKWRAVIDIGEGMPTRYCIVANAHALARYAALCQEAGLVPIVEPEVLMDGGHTIERCGEVTAELLSTVYAELAAHRVKLEGTLLKPNMIVAGKKSPEQAPVGRVAEDTVRTLRGAVPPSVPGIVFLSGGQTPRQATEHLSAMNAMGRHPWELSFSYGRALQDPVLKAWKGDPANAPAARSAFLHRAKLNGAARFGRYDPAMEGEG
- a CDS encoding cache domain-containing protein yields the protein MRKFTLAVVGIAAALCLAGAAMAESGTKDECVAKSKEAAKMVTDQGVEAAIAEINKKDGKFVWKDTYVFLMDLDGKMLAHPMSPALIGQNVLDRKDKGDPGKLLFVEFVELAKGKGEGWVDYMWANPGDPKPRKKVTYIYRVPGKDVFAGAGVYE
- a CDS encoding translation initiation factor Sui1 yields the protein MAGRRDDPVLVYSTDRGLVCPRCRAPMAECACRRDAPPPPGDGVVRVRRETKGRGGKTVTTVSGVPLSENALRELASALKRRCGTGGTLKDGVIEIQGDHRDSVVIELSARGFLVKKAGG